GGCTAGGCCACTCATTCGAATTCAAAGCAAGAACTTGGAATCTGGATCCCCCAGGTGATGGTGCTGAAGATTCAGAAGGAATCAACGGCTGCTTAAAAGAACGAGCTCCATGGTGGTGTGGTTTATCTCTATGGGGATTGAATCCAGAAAAACCAGAGGgaacattcaaattcaaacaattatGTCTCAAACCATTAACACGGCTACAATTAGGGCACAGCAACTCAAAACCTTCATACTCAATTTCTTGCCTAATTTTACCAAGTCTAATCATCGATGGAAGAGGATCACACAAATTTACTCTAACACAAATACGAGCGAACTTACATTTCAACCGGTTTTTAGTTACCGGATCGATCTTCACAAGAACGCCGCCGATCGCCTCCGCGATTTTTTGCAGAACTTCGTCGTCGTAATACTCGATGGAGAGCTCATGTAGGCGAATCCAAACATCAACAGAGGAAAGGATGGTTTCCGATGGCTTGAAATCGGGAGTCCATGGAGAGACATGGATGCAGAGATTAGGAACTGACCACGGAAGGTCTTGTAAAGctaaaaaatcagtctcacaGAATTTAAGCACGAAATAGCCAAGCCCTAGCTCAAAGACCTTAACAGTTCCGGTGAGACAAAGATGACGGCGAAGAAGAGACGCGATTCTCCATGGACGGACGTCCTTCCCGAAGATCCAAGCAATGAAAGAGTGATCGAACTGTTGAGTAATACGAGCAGTCTGAGAGGCAGAGAGCTCACATACGGTCGCCTTTTTCCTGTTTCTGGCAGCGGCTTCATCGTCGCCGGCGCCAGTGAGTTGGTAGTCGGATTGAAGCGCCATTGTAAggggattggattggatttttGGTCACTGTAACTGATGATCGAggatggaggaagaagaggattaaaattgaaatttgtagGGGAAGGAATCATGAATTCCTCGATCTTTTGGCATTCTCAGAATTTCTTGAGAAATTTCTGCGTTCGTTTACAGTACACGCCGCCACACCCAACCGTTGTTGTGGCCCCCAACCATGTTCACGGTAATATTCATccaatgaaattataaatacaatacaaatatttaaaaaattatataaattattaaataaaacattatataatattaaggAAAAGTATAGTTGCTGAGCTGTTCGTTACATGTTTTGTATttatccttatttatttatttcgttTATTCTttgactttaattttttttctactatttaattgtttttagtaattaaattagattGTTTAACTAATGATTAATGTAAAAaacatcaatttatttttgttttgcattaattgattatttgtACATATTAAATAACACtacacttttttctttcatttatttaattaattataatcttAGCTCatttatcaattaattttaacaaaaattttaaattttaaattttgtccgaaactaaatttaatttaggtaTAAAATCGCCTTTAAATAACTTTACCGGAATTTACGAATCAAATTCAATGAATTGTGTATCAAAGGTATATTTTCATCAGATTCATTGAACGCACGCGTCGATACTTTGTTCGAACTATTGCTCAAGTGAATGTCTGCCATATGGAATATAACGGCAACGCTTTTGTTTAACTATTACTCAAATGAATGTTTGTCGTGTGGAACATAGACCGGAACGCGTTTTCATGAAACGATTTAAATGCTTGTAAAAAGTGAAACAAACTAATTCAGACATTTCATCTTCACTTGAcacaaaaaaccaaaaaaaaaaaaaaacacaaaaacacaaaaacaaaaacacataTGATTAGAAGGTTGTTATGGGTATTGGATTATTGTTCACCAAGTGAAGCTGATGGACTGAAAATGGAGATTTGGAGCCAAACCAGAGCCGCAAATGGCTGCAACTTCTTGCCTCATCTTCTTGGGGCCTGATGCAAGAACTCCCACGTTTTCCCCTTTGCGTTCTAGTAAAATTCCTACAAATAACACAAGAAATTTTAGACacgaacatgactctccataatggtatgatattgtccactttgagcataagctctcaaaccaatggggagagtattccttgattataaacccatgaccattccctaaattagccaatgtgggacttatcttttcatccaacacccccctcaaacaaaatacgtttctccttaatcgaggctagACTCCttctcttttggagtcttagtcattttttgactatgccttcgaggaggcttgactccttttcttttgaagtcctttgttcgacatttgaggatttaccaatctattgacacgactaagtttagggcatgactcgaTACCATGTTAtacaaacacgactctccacaatagtatgatattgtccacttggagcataaactctcgtagctttgctttgagcttcccaaaaCGTCTCAATcgaatggagagagtattcctttattataaacccatcATCGTTTTCTAAATTAGGGTACGGTgagacttttcttttaatccaACAAATagttgtttgaaaattttgatggaaGCCTTACTTGGAAGGTTGGGCCTTTCCCCATAATAAACATGAACAGATTGTGCAAGAGCTTCAAATGGAACGCTCTCCAATTCCATCTCGCCAACGTTGTCAAATCCCATTGCCGATGGAGACGCATTCGGCGTAGTCCCTTCGACGTTCTGAATCTGCCGGCCTTCCTTCGCTAGTTTCCTCTTGTTCCAAATCACCGCCGCAGTCGCCGCTATGACAATGCATAAACACAGCCCCAACATGTGTAAAAACGACCTCAAACTCAAATTGAACACATCGTTTGAATTCCCATCAATTGGGTATATGTAATATCTTGTCACAATCCCCATTAGAGCCAAGAAAATCCCGAATGATGAACAGATAATCCCCGCTAGCCATAGCCATCCATTGGGCCCTAAAATCGCCGTCGCAGGGGAATCCCCTTCATGGGGTTTAAAAATCACCGTTCTGAATTGTGGGTTTTCGTCTTTAGGGGATTTGTCTCTCGTCACATAGGCCTCGATTTGGAAATTCTCCAGAGTGTTGGCGCCAGAGAGTgggaggaggaggtggaggaAGGTCAACTCGGAGGAGTTTTTGAAGGCGGAGATAAGGAGGAGTTTGGGGATTTGTTGATGGGAATTGGAGTTATGAATGAGGTGTCTGATTATGGAAATGAAAGGGGTTATGCCACTGCCGCCGCTGATCATAATAAGAGAGTCgaattggaggaaggaagtGGAAACAGGGCCATAGGGGCCTTCGAGGGAGACTTGGAGGTGGTTATCAATGGCGGATGGCGAAGAAAGCGTCTGGTAAAGCTTGGTGGACCATGTTCCCTCGCATTTGATGACGACGGAGAGTGTCTCTGGTTCTAAGTCAGCGTGGGATGTGACGGTAAACGGGTGCCATTGGAGCTTCGAGATGCAGGGGATGTTCAGGAACAGAGTGCTCGTAGGGGTGTACTTCAATCCtgacaaaacaaaacaagaaaatggtGAGAACCCATGTGGGTTTTGGTGGTAAAAGAAGGGGAAAATGGAGGATTTGATGAACCTGGGTGTTTGGAGAAGTTGAGCTCGAGTGTGTTGCAGGGGAGGAGGCGAGCAGAGAGGAGGCGAACACGGCGGCGGGACTGGAGGAAGCGGAGGTAGCGGTCGAGGAGGAAGAGGTAGAAACCAGGGAGCATAATGCAGGCGTAGGAGATGCCGACatggaagatgaagaagacgatgaagaGAATGTAGAGATGGTGAGTGTAGAGGAAGAGCTCAAAGAACTTCCTTCGGACGCTAGGGAATGTTGTTGCCCATATTATGAGTCCACACACTAATGATACCTCTCCTGCTACGTTTGATACATCTGTTTTAGCCCATTCAAGCATCtgccaaaacaaaaagagtACCCGCTCAATGTCcactttgactcgttacgtatagTCGTTATTATTACGGTTTCAAAAACGTCTATTAGGaacaggtttccacacccgataaggaatgttttgttcccctccccagtggaatctcacaatccactccccttagAGGACCAGCGTCCTCATTAGCACACGGCCCGATGTCttgctcttataccatttgcaacCGTTGTACGCTTTGGTTGTTACGTATAGCCGTTAGTCACATGattaggagaggtttccacaccctcataagaaatgtttagttctcctcttcaatcaaGGTGGGATATCACATGTTATAATGAATACTCACTTGAGAAAGATCATGAGTAGCAGCCCAATAGACAACGAAGCCGATTCCATGAGCGGAGAAGAACGCCATCGTCATATGACCGAGCCATATATGATACTTAATGCTACTCTCCGACGTGAGGCCAAGCAACGGCAGTAACGACGACCCGCGTGCCACcggaaagaacaaaaacaccaAACAAATATTCCCAACAACTCCAAGCCAATACGCTGCAGTTCCCAATCTACTTTCCCACCTGCCATCAACATCAAAGTTCTCAGTTGATTAATTACTTAGAACTTCAACTATTGCATATCGTTGTTCTTACTCATTCTCGTTGTGGTAGCTATTGTTTAAATATGTAGCAAATGACCAAACTAGAAGTGCCACAAACATAGCCAGCAACGCAAGTTCTGTCCACGACACAATCCCGAGTGGCCCTTTCACGAACCCGGGTCTCTTCCACATCGCCAAACCATTATCATTTCCTCTATTCCAATCGAGATCAAAACAAAACTCATTTAAATAAGAACATTACAAAACAACCTCTATATAACACAACTATTTACCTAATTTTCACGTTTTGTTCTTTGCATCTTCGTTCAATATGAACATAAACACATCCCAAAACAGCAATGAACAAAATGGGGAACGTATACATCAAAAGAGAAGTTCCTGCGCCAAAACAAAACACCCGTGTAAAAACTTTGcatcaaacttaaaaattacacaaaaaaaaaaaaaaaaaaacaatacccTCGGATCCAAAATNCATCTTCGTTCAATATGAACATAAACACATCCCAAAACAGCAATGAACAAAATGGGGAACGTATACATCAAAAGAGAAGTTCCTGCGCCAAAACAAAACACCCGTGTAAAAACTTTGcatcaaacttaaaaattaaaaaaaaaaaaaaaaaaaaaacaatacccTCGGATCCAAAATAGGACGAATGACGACTCTTGTCTTGAATTTTGGGGAGCCATCGATGTCTATAAGTATTAGTGGGCATcatgaaccaaataaaaagCCACCCCACAAACAAGATGAACACCAAAACCCTAATGGCTAAGCTCAAAACTCTCATGGTGTTTTCTTTCAATCAAAGTAATATAGAAATTTGAGTGAAAGGAATGATATTTATAGGGAGAGAATGTTGGGATTGCTTAATTATATTATCAAGGGAATGAAGGGAAGTTTATAAGCGTGGTTCATGGCAGTGGATGAGGGcatttttatgataatataAGGTGTTGTCCAATGAGATGTTGCCACGTAGGATTTGAGGTAGGGATTAAGTTGACTTTGTGTGGAGAGGTCAGCGATTGGATGAGTGAGATTCGATCACACAGCAAGAATCATGCAGGAGATTTTAcgtaaaagatttaaaattcaagtGAAAGAGATTGAATGCTTGTATAGATTTGATGaatgattttatatatttaatattgtttaGGAGAATTAttacaccatttttttttaattatttaattaatggatTGCTCGTATTTGATCgtcataaaatttatattttttaaattcgaaacataaattattagataaatcgaaaacattttagaaatctaaatatttaatttttaaaatttaaaatatttaatacaaagAGACAACGAAgactttttaagtttttaagaaAGGATGGTTTGGTCGGTTGGGATTGAAACAACGTTAATTAGTGTGTCTAATTGATGTGATTAATTAGCTAAAAAAATGCAAGATTATGGAGTGATTAAGAAGGCCACGTGGGGTTTGATGTGTGGTTAGTGGATTTAGTGTGCCTTCCACGTGCACAAACCGACACTTGGCCGTGCCTAATCACTCTTACACgtggaaatatttttttcaattatttttttaaattctcctataaaaaaaaaaattattcaattcgATTATTTCCCATCCTAATTTAATGGTAGTTATAAAACGTTTATGCTAGACcttaaaatttagtattttaagtctaaattttttatatcgACCAGGTAGGGTACAATCTTCTCCGATCGTGATTCACcctttttcgaaactttttaatttggaATATATTCAATATCTCGAGTTGCGAGAGGAGATGAGtatcaaaattaaagattCTTTCTTACCCATACGTATCTAAATTCCCAAGTCAATGGGAGAATTAAGATAACATCTTACaagttgaagaacaaaagTGATCATGAAGGTTCCGTcacatatttgaattaaacACACAAATATATGACTCGTGAATTACCCATTTACGAAAAGTCGGAGTACTTAGAGCGAGGTGAAGACTAATACTGTATTAGGTATTGGAATGATCgagatcttcttcttcttcaaattatttaaaggaTAGCGTCTagtatgaaagaaaagaacttGTAAGTTAGCCTCCACGACTTGCCTACATTTGAAACTAGTGGTGATCAAACCAACCGAGAAAGTTGCACACTAGCCATGTAGACAAGTCATTTTTGGCTATCACACAGTGTTCTTATCTGTTCATACTATACCTCTCTTTCATTTTACTTCTTCGATATTTTGAACCTCctcacaaaagtttcgagcGTTCTTGAGAAaatattagaagaaaaaaccGAACATGAAAGATAGAAGTCTATCAAATTAGCCAAAGACAACTGCCTATAAAATGTATAACTAAGAGTTTCTCGAACGAGAAACCTTTCGTTATATGCTTTCACGATAGGCAAGTCATCTTTGACTCACTAAACAAACTTTCATATCTTCATGTTCGATCTATCTTCCTTCTTCAATTCACAATTCTGAACACTGGGACTCGGGACTCCAGGGGCTTTTATATACAAATTTCAACCAAATGGGATATGAAAAGTAATTGGAATATATTCGCTTAAGTTGCTTTATAAGTTGACTAAAATGATATACAAATTCCGTTAAAGTCAACTGttaatggtataatattaatattaagcAACCAAGTAAATTAGGATGTTTATGCACGACAACAACacgtttaaattaagtagagtaaattgttttgaataaaatcttaatttttcattacTCTATCGCTTCTCGTTgacttaaaagaatatattaattgGAACTGACTCAACGTGTCAAGATAAACCTCGATCAAAATTAGTTCGATAAAGAGTTAACTTAAAAGAAGAGATGAATTGAAACCGACTTTAAACATATCTAGAAGCGAATAGAATTATGAAGTGTTACTTTACCCATGCCACGATGCAGCTTTAAGAATATAAGGTAAATTCCTTTCATGGCTTCCCATCCCATTTGCTTTGCTTTTTATAGCTATCAAACTCAATAGTATCAAATGCATTATTTAAGCGCTCTAAACTcactattaatatatattgtctGTCTTAATTCAATACGTATCGTCtgtcagcttcacgattttaaacgcgtctactagagagagttTTCCTCACTCTTATAGATAAAAATGACTTGCCTACGATTTCGATGAGCAAAAGATAGcgttttataatttagaatttatgaGCATCATAATAACGAGGCAGTGAGTTGGCTAATCTAACAAGCTCTTCTTATCATTTGCACATATTCTTTCTGGATAATATTGGGTTGATGGTAACGTTATTATCTTCTATGCTATGCGTTCTCAAGTGGTactattacaaaaatttaCGGTAACCATAACCATTTGGTCTAATatgacaatttatttttatttgcctgatatattttcttttcgaataatttaaaaaaaataatagttttctaaaagaaatagttgtatatatttttatatgtggTTTTACTATGcgattaaatattatatattttgttaatcaaagtatattttttgaaaattttagatatatatatcaagataaataaaaaatattatttatttcgaatatgttaattaaaatttaaatcttataaatatatCCGTCTAAGTCTTGAACTTTCCTGaattaatagattttttttttctgtcgtttcatatttttctatttttttattaattttaaaagaattatgtGATAAGCTATTTTGTCGTTTTGTGGGATTTTGGTAGTTTATCTGACTTTAAAGTGagattttgtaataaaataataatatataattttattttaattaccacaaacttttaaccatttttttaaatcttaatgtTATCATATTATCGccttatttatataatacaaagtaaaaaattgttttagtaataaatttattgaagggagatgttaatattttgaaattttaatttataatattatcctACATAAAAGATGTCTCGACGTATGGCTAGTTTCATCGGAAagttcttctattttttaagtCACGAGCagaataattagaaaaaatgaaatgctACTGTTCGTTGTTCTGATGATTCATGATAATTCGACAGATCACActtgttggctttttggccttgatctcactttaattaatttcaatcaattaattgatgttttgatgataacaaacctactttttaattattaattattttcagtattttgaactgtccacagtataaggtcgggaataacaatttcaacgacttttcaatcactcaaatcagagctaaaacgaagaaattacagtcgagacaacatacccgacgtgatgatgtggcaNNNNNNNNNNNNNNNNNNNNNNNNNNNNNNNNNNNNNNNNNNNNNNNNNNNNNNNNNNNNNNNNNNNNNNNNNNNNNNNNNNNNNNNNNNNNNNNNNNNNNNNNNNNNNNNNNNNNNNNNNNNNNNNNNNNNNNNNNNNNNNNNNNNNNNNNNNNNNNNNNNNNNNNNNNNNNNNNNNNNNNNNNNNNNNNNNNNNNNNNNNNNNNNNNNNNNNNNNNNNNNNNNNNNNNNNNNNNNNNNNNNNNNNNNNNNNNNNNNNNNNNNNNNNNNNNNNNNNNNNNNNNNNNNNNNNNNNNNNNNNNNNNNNNNNNNNNNNNNNNNNNNNNNNNNNNNNNNNNNNNNNNNNNNNNNNNNNNNNNNNNNNNNNNNNNNNNNNNNNNNNNNNNNNNNNNNNNNNNNNNNNNNNNNNNNNNNNNNNNNNNNNNNNNNNNNNNNNNNNNNNNNNNNNNNNNNNNNNNNNNNNNNNNNNNNNNNNNNNNNNNNNNNNNNNNNNNNNNNNNNNNNNNNNNNNNNNNNNNNNNNNNNNNNNNNNNNNNNNNNNNNNNNNNNNNNNNNNNNNNNNNNNNNNNNNNNNNNNNNNNNNNNNNNNNNNNNNNNNNNNNNNNNNNNNNNNNNNNNNNNNNNNNNNNNNNNNNNNNNNNNNNNNNNNNNNNNNNNNNNNNNNNNNNNNNNNNNNNNNNNNNNNNNNNNNNNNNNNNNNNNNNNNNNNNNNNNNNNNNNNNNNNNNNNNNNNNNNNNNNNNNNNNNNNNNNNNNNNNNNNNNNNNNNNNNNNNNNNNNNNNNNNNNNNNNNNNNNNNNNNNNNNNNNNNNNNNNNNNNNNNNNNNNNNNNNNNNNNNNNNNNNNNNNNNNNNNNNNNNNNNNNNNNNNNNNNNNNNNNNNNNNNNNNNNNNNNNNNNNNNNNNNNNNNNNNNNNNNNNNNNNNNNNNNNNNNNNNNNNNNNNNNNNNNNNNNNNNNNNNNNNNNNNNNNNNNNNNNNNNNNNNNNNNNNNNNNNNNNNNNNNNNNNNNNNNNNNNNNNNNNNNNNNNNNNNNNNNNNNNNNNNNNNNNNNNNNNNNNNNNNNNNNNNNNNNNNNNNNNNNNNNNNNNNNNNNNNNNNNNNNNNNNNNNNNNNNNNNNNNNNNNNNNNNNNNNNNNNNNNNNNNNNNNNNNNNNNNNNNNNNNNNNNNNNNNNNNNNNNNNNNNNNNNNNNNNNNNNNNNNNNNNNNNNNNNNNNNNNNNNNNNNNNNNNNNNNNNNNNNNNNNNNNNNNNNNNNNNNNNNNNNNNNNNNNNNNNNNNNNNNNNNNNNNNNNNNNNNNNNNNNNNNNNNNNNNNNNNNNNNNNNNNNNNNNNNNNNNNNNNNNNNNNNNNNNNNNNNNNNNNNNNNNNNNNNNNNNNNNNNNNNNNNNNNNNNNNNNNNNNNNNNNNNNNNNNNNNNNNNNNNNNNNNNNNNNNNNNNNNNNNNNNNNNNNNNNNNNNNNNNNNNNNNNNNNNNNNNNNNNNNNNNNNNNNNNNNNNNNNNNNNNNNNNNNNNNNNNNNNNNNNNNNNNNNNNNNNNNNNNNNNNNNNNNNNNNNNNNNNNNNNNNNNNNNNNNNNNNNNNNNNNNNNNNNNNNNNNNNNNNNNNNNNNNNNNNNNNNNNNNNNNNNNNNNNNNNNNNNNNNNNNNNNNNNNNNNNNNNNNNNNNNNNNNNNNNNNNNNNNNNNNNNNNNNNNNNNNNNNNNNNNNNNNNNNNNNNNNNNNNNNNNNNNNNNNNNNNNNNNNNNNNNNNNNNNNNNNNNNNNNNNNNNNNNNNNNNNNNNNNNNNNNNNNNNNNNNNNNNNNNNNNNNNNNNNNNNNNNNNNNNNNNNNNNNNNNNNNNNNNNNNNNNNNNNNNNNNNNNNNNNNNNNNNNNNNNNNNNNNNNNNNNNNNNNNNNNNNNNNNNNNNNNNNNNNNNNNNNNNNNNNNNNNNNNNNNNNNNNNNNNNNNNNNNNNNNNNNNNNNNNNNNNNNNNNNNNNNNNNNNNNNNNNNNNNNNNNNNNNNNNNNNNNNNNNNNNNNNNNNNNNNNNNNNNNNNNNNNNNNNNNNNNNNNNNNNNNNNNNNNNNNNNNNNNNNNNNNNNNNNNNNNNNNNNNNNNNNNNNNNNNNNNNTGGTAAGGGTACTATAGGTAATGACTCTTGTACTCTCATTGAAAATGTATTGTTAGTTGATGGTTTAAAGCATGACTTACTTAGCATTAGTCAATTATGTGATAAAGGTTTTAGAGTTGTATTTGATAAGAATAAttgcataattgaaaatgctAGTGatagaaaagttttgtttgtaGGAAATAGAGATGATAATGTGTATACtattgatttgaatgattGTCCTACAAATGATAAATGTCTTTCGGTTTTGCTTGATAACTCTTGGCTATGGCATAGAAGACTAGGACATGCTAGTATGTACTTGatctcaaatatttcaaaaaattcattagtCAGAGGTCTTCCTCaacttaaatttgaaaaagataaaatttatgacCCTTGTGAAATGGGTAAGCAAACTAAGTTTctttcaaatctaaaaatatgatttctacTATTAGACCTCTTCAACTACTCCATATGTACTTATTTGGCCGTTCTAAAATAGCTAGTTATGGAGGAAATTATTATGCTTTTGTGATAGTGGATGATTTTTCAAGATTTACTTggg
This genomic window from Cucurbita pepo subsp. pepo cultivar mu-cu-16 chromosome LG01, ASM280686v2, whole genome shotgun sequence contains:
- the LOC111806537 gene encoding ferric reduction oxidase 2-like, with amino-acid sequence MRVLSLAIRVLVFILFVGWLFIWFMMPTNTYRHRWLPKIQDKSRHSSYFGSEGTSLLMYTFPILFIAVLGCVYVHIERRCKEQNVKIRGNDNGLAMWKRPGFVKGPLGIVSWTELALLAMFVALLVWSFATYLNNSYHNENEWESRLGTAAYWLGVVGNICLVFLFFPVARGSSLLPLLGLTSESSIKYHIWLGHMTMAFFSAHGIGFVVYWAATHDLSQMLEWAKTDVSNVAGEVSLVCGLIIWATTFPSVRRKFFELFLYTHHLYILFIVFFIFHVGISYACIMLPGFYLFLLDRYLRFLQSRRRVRLLSARLLPCNTLELNFSKHPGLKYTPTSTLFLNIPCISKLQWHPFTVTSHADLEPETLSVVIKCEGTWSTKLYQTLSSPSAIDNHLQVSLEGPYGPVSTSFLQFDSLIMISGGSGITPFISIIRHLIHNSNSHQQIPKLLLISAFKNSSELTFLHLLLPLSGANTLENFQIEAYVTRDKSPKDENPQFRTVIFKPHEGDSPATAILGPNGWLWLAGIICSSFGIFLALMGIVTRYYIYPIDGNSNDVFNLSLRSFLHMLGLCLCIVIAATAAVIWNKRKLAKEGRQIQNVEGTTPNASPSAMGFDNVGEMELESVPFEALAQSVHVYYGERPNLPRILLERKGENVGVLASGPKKMRQEVAAICGSGLAPNLHFQSISFTW